The nucleotide window ATACAGTTAATCTGCTTCCAaagcctctctataaatccatgggacaCCCATACCTTGAATGctgtatgcagatgtggttgccccatctcaaaaaagatctattggaattggaaaagattcagaaaagaacaataaaaatgattaggggtatggaacggcttccatatgaggcgaGATTATCAGACTGGAACTTTTccgtttggaaaagagacgactaaggggggatatgattgaggtccataaaatcatgactggtgtagaggaaGTAGAtaagggagtgttatttactccttctcacaacacaagaactaggggtcaccaaatgaaatctgtagacaggaggtttaaaacaaacaaaggaagtattttttcacacaacacacagtcaacctgtggaagcctttgccagaggatgttgtgaaggccaagactataagaaggtgtcacagactcacagatcgtgcccactcgtggccccgtgtggggggtgcccctttcagtgagacagcccttctcgggggtccactctctcttggggtcaagcccctccacctcctggagccacacctctctgagtcttagcacatctgtctctcactgtgggcccctcagggagtccactcgctctggtctccccgggcctcctcacccccaaaggggttgatgcccccccctccccccgccctgttctctagcccggagcgactctcagccagcataaaacaggagggtttattgagagttgaacccagcacaggaactctcagggcctcaggcctggcctccctcagcccagcacatcccagtccccctgcatccaggtgggttTTGCCTTCTCCCCCTCTCTAGCCCAGAgcctccctgcttcccagctgggcctcagaTTTCCCCGGCCCCAAActccctctgtccattgtcttctctacAGGTAAAGTCCAGTAGCTGTGCCCAGGCACAAAGGCGTATGGGGGCACCGGCCCAGCGCTGGCACAGTCCCTCTGACCCGTTCCTGTAAGCGCTGGCACTGACAGGTGGCTTTACGTCAGTAGGCGGGTTTAGGCCCATTAGCAGTGTCTGCCTGGAGCCAGTGAAGCCGCCCACATGAATTAAACAAGGCAGGCGAAGGGAATTCTCTGTCTGCCAGCAGAATCCTGTGTGGAGCGTTCTTGCTTTGAAGGATTGGATCTGgaggcgccgactctgtgggtgctccagggctgaatcacccatgggaaaaattagtgggtgcttggcagccaagctctcccctctgccccccccatctgccccttctcctcctccccttcccagtgCACTGTGTCTCCGCCCCTCCCTCCCTCGCTCCCTCCCTGCGCTtgccgccaccaaacagctgcgAGGGGGGGAGCGGGAACACAGCAcgctcagggaagaggcggggatttggggaaggaattgAATAGGGgcgaggactttggggaaggggttggaatgggggcgggagaGGGTGGGACagaggtggagtcagggcagggcagaggggggtcgAGCACCAGCTGGTGCCAGAAGAAGTTGGCGTCTATGATTGGATTGGAGTCGTTTTGGAGCAGTGATTGCCACTTAgttccatagatctcaaagtatttGGTCTTTTGGCCCCGAGATGAAAACTGTGTCTGTGTCTCTTGGACCGTGAAATACAAATATTATCTCCTAAGCTAATATCTGTTCTAATCAGTGTGGTATCTGATCTGTTCTCCATTGGAGAGCTGTATGTTCAATGGGTTTTTTGAGAAAGGGAGTTGGAGTAGGGGCTTTCTCTGCCCATTCCACACATCAGCCTGGTATTGTAGCGCTTCCAGGAGCTTAGCCCAAACCACCCGTGCTCTTGTTTTCACAGAGGCACAGGCTGACTCTCCTGTCGCTGGGGTCGGGGGCTCCGTCCTGGGCTTGCTCTTCACAGCCCTGGGATTGCTCGTCTACCTGAGGAATAAGAAAGGTGAATGGCTccgggacagcgctgcagcaccaggaaATGACGCTCAGTGGGGCCATGATGAAATCGCACTGGAGGATTTCACTAGAATTTTGATTCACCACAATTTGCTTTAGCTTCCCCTTCTGGCATGAATCAAGTTCTCTAGTGACCGAGGTGCTTCCTGCCCATCTCTCTGTCCACGGCCAGGAAGTGTGGGGCTATtctctgctcctggcttcccAGAAATCTGACCCAGACCATTCAGATTTGGAGCTACAGTGGTGCCCTCCTGCCTTCCCTCCAGGTCTCCTCTTTAGTCCCACACACTCCTGGAACGTCAGGGAGTTGCAGGCACAGCTGGTGGTGTCTGTAAATCAGCCAATTTCTCTCCAGTTATGAAACAAACACACTTCCCCTATTACAAAAATGGAGACCAAACCCACGTGAGAAATGCAACAGCAATCCCACCCCTGAACTCTGAGACTAATTTATTGTACCCTCTGAATTGCTTCTCTTTTTGCCTAAATGCATAAAAAGTATGTAATAACTTGCAGGTCAAAATGCTGAGTGCATGATGCCTGAGTTTCTGTTATGTCCGCAGGTGgcgcgcgcacgcacgcacacacacacacaattattttcCCTGTGAGCCATAACCTCTCATTCACCCACTGACCATCCGTACAAAGCTCTTCCGAAAAGCACCAGAATCTCCCCTGAAATGAAATAACGAGAACGGGAGGGGCTGGAGCTGAACTTTGACTCCACTTTGTTCTCTGCTAGCTCCACTGCCAGGTGCTGATGCCTCCTGCCTTGCTCCCTGCCGGGCTCCTGAACTCAATCCCGCCCTGGCAAGTGCAGCCAGGAGTGATGCTGCTGATCAGTATTGCAAGTTCACTAGATCAAAAAGCATGCGTCGGACCCCCACAAAATCGGGAGCTTTTATGAAAAAAGATTATACTGGGATTTTAGGTCTTTCAGATTTCTGAACTCTCCCGGCCCCTTGCACCACGGGCGTGCACACGTGGCAATTAACATTGCCCACTCTCCCACATGTATGGGGTAAGGGGAgtttggcccctgctgcaggacCTTTCCGCCCCAcatctgcccctctcctgcccagccaTTCATCCTGTCCCCCCAACTGCTCTCAATTTAGCCTTCCTCAGTTcagtccctcagcccccatcatCACCACCCCATCAGTTCAGCCCCTCCACACCAGCACCCTCAGTTCACTCTCCCAGCACTCACACCATCTACTCACACCCTCAATCcagcccctgccgccccatcagCCCTCACCTCCTCACTTTGGCTGTAAGGATTAGGGTTTTCCTCTAGCCACCTTGTGAAGCCCGAGGTCTTTCTCTGCAGCCAGattaggagagcagcagccatgagctAAGGAGCaaaaagtcacatcctcacattccctgTAAAGTACATGAAAACAAGGTAATATCGGGCTGTTAAGGGGGCTCCTGTCCTAATAGTGCCCATCCTCACCAGATAAAGGAACAGAGcttaagctggttaaagaaaAATTAGTTTCattcatttagggtgaccagacagcaaatatgaaaaatcgggacaggggctggggggtaataggagcccgtataagaaaaagacccaaaaatcgggactgtccctataaaatccggTCACCCTACATGCGTTCTGTCTGGCAGGCGGTCACTTATCAACAGTTGTGGTTGTAAAATCCCCATTTCTTTATCGTTTTGTCTTTATGttccccacttccctattgttttcTCTGTGGTTGCTGTCTGGTTCTTTAATGGTTTCTGTCTGCGATGGTTCATTTTGCGAGGTACATTAATGAAGGGGGGGGGGTAGGATTGGTTAGAGAATGTGTTACACTAGGGTAGGATTGGTTACAGAATGTGTCACACTAGGTTAGGATTGGTTAGGAATGTTTTAGCACAAGGACTGGTCACAGTACAGCTCAGCAAGACTCAAGTTTTACTCTCTAAAGTGGGGGCCAAAAGGAAGTTCTTGGGCACCAACTCCAGGATGCAGCCCCAGGTCAGAgctgccagagctccccagctgacCTCATCCTGACTGTCCAGCAGGGACAAATTATCTGCCTTTCTGGGAGTGGGAGTCACAGCATTTTGGGTTTAGTCTCTGCATTGTTTTGGGTAATAACTGTTAATAAGGAGAGGTTAAGTGGGATATtgctgtgtaaggctctttcccTGGTAAAAGACCCCACAAACCCGCAGTGCGAGGTTACCCTGAGCCCTcggcatggggagggggaggatgccgAAATGAAGAGGGTTACGCCTTGAGCCATGGACCAGGGGAAAGGTGGCTGCCCCTGAGTGTGCGACAAACAGAGAATTGTGTGCGGGTAACACAgcccccctgcaggccccaatttacccctcccagcctcagctctgctcCTTAGGGTTCTTCAccctccccaggcctggggcCTGCCCGAGGGtcccctctctcccacttcccaggctggcaggagagcAGCCTGCCCGGGGCTGACAGCGGGACCCTCTCCTCAGCCCCCACAGCAACGTCCCGGGCAGAGAACTCAGCTGAAACCATAACTCGGTGACATTTGAGATTTCTAGCCCCAGCCTACAAGTCAGGCTGAATTTTACTTAGAAATCGCATCTCTGGTGATGAACTGGCGAGCGTTGACATGTCTGTCCCCGGCACGGCCCTTGCTCTGCGGGCGACGGGCGTGCCAGATCCCCGGGGAGGGGCAAAGGGCGGgagagtcagggccggctctaggttttttgccgccccattATTATTTAGGAGACTGGAGAGAAGATGCAGGGCTGCATGGAAAGACACACTGGCCAGTAGGAGAGTAATGTAGGATTTTAGTGTTTTCGGTGAGCTTATCACAGAGTGAGACTTTATGTGTTTAAACATACGTGTATTATTATGAGATGCGTCTGACACTGCAAGATGAAAAAGCAGCAGTGACTGACCCTGGGTTACTGGAACACACCAAAGCTCCTTGTGCGCTAGAAAGGGGAGAGAGTAGGGAGAAAAACGTAAGGCTCTTTGGATCCGCTTCTCATCCTGAGTCAACTTCTTCAGGTGACAGTTTCCTCAGCCTCAGACCGCCCTGAGCCAGACTTGCGGCTcagatcccagcctggagaacaaaAGCCACAACCAGGGGCGGGGGCAAAGAGCAGATGCGTGAACAATACCTGTGGGGCAGTGGGTGAAGTTCTGTCCCTCTGCGCTGACCACCTGGATGTAGAAATACCTGACAGGCATCGTGAGCACAGCGTCCAGACCGGGCACCCAAACTAGGCTCCTCTCTGCACTGACAGGGGCTGGAGGAGCCTCCCTAACTTGcaagagcagcaggaggagatATTGGATCAGACTCATAACGTCACAGGGGGCTCAGGATGTAGCAATAGAAACAAGTGGCAGCAGAGGAGGTGAAGGCCCCGTGGCCATTGGGGGCACAGTGGTGTGCAGAGTGAACGGTGGCGTCACTTCTTGTAACCAGGGTGGGCAGTGAATTCCTGCCCCGcgaatgcacctctgaactctggggctttGCTGGCCAAGGACCACACCTGTGAGAAGGGCAATGTTTGTGTGGGGGTGTTAAAGGAGCATTTGTTTGTTGGACAAAGTGAGGagctgaggcaaaggacactgcccagcgtACTCAGAGGTGGGCGTTTTGCTCACGGTCACACACTAATGACTAGCGGTGATGCTGTTTCCCCACAACAATGCCGGGCtcctttccccttttctttgCTGTACACGACTCCGGGAGGGGAAGCGTTGGCTCTgagaggcactgggtggggggggTTAGTTTTCCCAGTTTGCGGCTGGGACTCAAGGGGGTTCTGTGCTGGATTGTTCTGAGGAACCCCTGGATGCTGAacccggccctggttgctgccgaCTCCCCTGGCAGAAGGGTGGCATTTGTACAGCAGGGGCATGAGATGACCGGGTGCCGGAGTCTCCAGGGCAGGGCTAGGCCAGGACAGTCTGGCAGCTACAGCGCCACacaggagtcaggacacctgggttctgtccgGCTCTGCTGCACTCTCACTGTGTGACCTCGGGCAGGTCATGTCACCTCCCCATTTGCTTCTCTCTGGGACAGGGGTTAATGGTGTTTCCCTGCGTGGCTGGCAGTTAACTGTCAGTGCTAACCTGAAACCACACGAGGAAATGAGAGAAACCGCAATCTGCACAGCCCTGGTGCTAACCAGTGACGGGTGTCGTCGTCCCCTGTCACTGGGAATAGCCCAGGGACGGCACACGCTGGTGGACACAGGATGGTCATTCGTGGGCTGCCTCAGGGCTCAAATGTTGACCCTAAAAAGCACAAAACAGCAAAGCTCCCTGCTGCAAATGCAGACAAGCCCCAGCCTCAGCACAACCACCACCGGCGTGAAACTCACTGCACTCACCTCGCTGAGCTCTCGGGGGCCTGGGCGGCTGCTCCCCAGCGTCTCCTGCTGCCTCGCAGTGCAGGgacctgctgcccctgctccatGCGGGTCCTGCGATGGTGCGTGGCTTCCTTGGGCAGGACATGTGGGGCCTGTCCGTAGCGGCAACTGCCCGGCCTCCTTCCTTCCGTCACACAGCCCATGGAGGGTCCTGATGGGGGAGTCACTCCGGAGGCTGCGCTCCCTGCTGAGGGTGCAAACTCACTTACTCTGGGCTGCGGGAAATAGGGGACCTTGTGGAGGGGAAGGCTCAAGCCTcattcctgccctgagccctgcaacaGGCTTTAGAGAAGAGCCCGACACCCAAGGATGAGTTTGGGGGAGATTCTCTGTGGAAAAGCTGCGTCTGCTCCAGGGCCAAGTGGGGAAACCCAAGCAGGGGTTCCCCTCAAACAGTGAGGTCCCAGCACCCACAGAACAGCCGCACCTGACATGGGGTTCCTTCCGCCAGGTAGTGATTTGCACCCAGAAACCATGCATGGTCACTGAATGTCAGTGTTGTCATGAGACAAGCGTGAGGCTGCACAGCAATGAGAagtaaccctacaataacaacccagcctgtccacagcccagcactccccaacaaccctacaataacaacccagcctgtccacagcccagcgctccccaacaaccctacaataacaacccagcctgtccacagcccagcactccccaacaaccctacaataacaacccaacctgtccacagcccagcgctccccaacaaccctacaataacaacccagcctgtccacagcccagcgctccccaacaaccctacaataacaacccagcctgtccacagcccagcgctccccaacaaccctacaataacaacccagcctgtccacagcccagcgctccccaacaaccctacaataacaacccagcctgtccacagcccagCGCTCCCCAACAACCCTAAAATAACAAaccagcctgtccacagcccagcgctccccaacaaccctacaataacaacccagcctgtccacagcccagcgctccccaacaaccctacaataacaacccagcctgtccacagcccagCGCTCCCCAGCAACGCTACAATAACAACAcagcctgtccacagcccagTGCTCTCCAACAAtgctacaataacaacccagcctgtccacaacCCAGCgctccccagcaaccctacaataacaacccagcctgtccacagcccagcgctccccagcaaccctacagTAACAACAcagcctgtccacagcccagcgctccccaacaaccctacaataacaacccagcctgtccacagcccagTGCTCCCcaacaaccctacaataacaacacAGCCTGTCCATAGCCCAGCactccccagcaaccctacaataacaacccagcctgtctacagcccagcgctccccagcaaccctacaataacaacaccgcctgtccacagccccagcgctccccagcaaccctacaataacaacacagcctgtccacagcccagcgctccccagcaaccctacaataacaacccaacCTGTCTACAGCCCAGCGCTCCCCAGCAACCCTAAAATAACAACCCAGCCGGTCCACAGCCCCAGCGCtgcccagcaaccctacaataacaacccagcctgtccacagcccagcgctccccagcaaccctaaaataacaacccagcctgtccacagccccagcgctgcccagcaactctacaataacaacccagcctgtccacagcacCAGTGCTTCCCAGCAAcgctacaataacaacccagcctgtctcTTCACCCCGATCTCCCATCACTTGGgggcagccaggcccagccccgcaGGGCAGGCCTGTTACTGCAGTGGGAGTGGGGGCGGATTCCCTCTCCATCCCCCCGAACCGCACCTCCATGCTCAGCCAGGCTTGGCTGCAGTGCCAGGGAAACGGGTGCTGCTGGGGGTGGAGCTCCCGGGCAGAGTGAGGAGCAGGACACTGGCCACGAATGCGAGCCCTGCAGATCGGCCCAGTTTGCCTAGGCGCAGATCTGACCCTAGTTCTGACCTTGTCGCCggggatccccctcccgcactgctgctgctccccgacTGTGCCCGGATTGGCTGAGGCTGGCAACTGCAGGCATAGAGCTGagcagagacagagaaagagagaagttgGTTGCGAGGCTTGTGGCCTGGGGAGGAACCGACAGCCCGTGGGCTGGGCCCCTCGTCTCACCGCACTGACACTTGCCAGAGCCTGGATCCCGCTCCCCCTGCCAGGATGCTgctcccactgctgctcctccccTGGGCATGGGGGTCCCTGGCCGGTAAGTGGGGACCCCTCCCTGCCCTTTTCGCtactgggcgggggggggaagggagttgtTCATGATATAATGCCAGGGCCAGGGTGGGGCAGCACCACATAAGATCATAGGAATGGCCggactgggtcacaccaaagttCCATCTTGCCCCGTGTCCTGTTGGccgacagcagccagtgccaggtgccccagaggcaggaccggctccagacaccagcctaccaagcacgtgcttggggcggcaccttgggaCATGGCGGCAttcggggtttgtttttgtttttttttggttcggcTGGGTGGTGCTAGGGGGAGCCGGGACTTAGGCAGCATGGCACcgtgctgggggggtgggactTGCGCAGCACGGCGCTCGGCGGGGGCGGGCTTCAGCGGCACGGCGTTCAGGGAGGTGGGGACTTGGGTGGCATGGCGCCGTGCTGGCAGGGTGGGGACGTGGGCAGCGCGGCGCTCGGGGGGCAGGGtggtgctctttgtttttgcttggggcggcaaaaatgttagagccggccctgcccagagggaatgaacagtcaGAAATCATCCAGTGAcccatctcctgtcgcccattcccagcttctgacagacagaggttagggatcagaggggtagccgtgttagtctggatctgtaaaagcagcaaagagtcctgtggcaccttatagactaacagacatattgggacacacatccctgcccatcctggccaatagccattgatggacctgtccttcgTGAACTTATCTAGCACTAGTGACCCTTGCTGGTGTGCAAGAGGAGGGGGAGGCAGATTACGGTTCAGCAGGAAAACCCTGGAACTGGAGAGCATTAAGGAGACAGAGACTCCTTAATCTCTCTCCTCACCCGCTTTGTCCTCTCcttgtttcccctcccctcctgtccccccagGGTCTCTCACCCTCCAGCTGCTCAAAACCACTGTCTTCCACAATGCCAGTTCTAGGACCATGGAGGGGTTGGCCCTGCTCAGGGACCTGAGGACCCACGCCATGGATTGCAGCACCTGCAAGAttcgcttcctgcagccctgggcCCACCAGGGCCTCACTCCGAAGCAGTGGCAGGGCCTGGAGACAGTGCTCCATGACTATCTGTCCAAATTCTTCCCTCTTATTAACAAAGTGGTTAAGGATGAAGAAGAGCACTGTGAGTATGGAGCGGTCCCCACACCCAGCACGGAGCTGAGAACTGACACACTCACTGCAGTAACTGTGTCCTGACAGGGTGGATCGTGGGCAAGACTGCCAGTTCCTGGCCCTTAGGCTGAATGGAGTCCGTGTGCCCTAGAAGGGAATGGCCCCGTTACCCATTCTCCACCCTGCTGAGCCAGTCCCCCAGCTCTGCGGCCAGgttgcagcctgcacccccagaggaGAAAAGCCCCATGTCCCATCCCTTGAGCATAAGCACATGGTTTTTCACAGCCATGTGCCCTACCAAAGGCCCCTGTTCATACCACTGGAACCTGGCCAGCCTGAACATTGAAAACTGACACCTTCAACACAAGAATTGGAAAGGCAGGAAATGCAGAGCTAAGCGAATCCCGCTCCCCACCCTCACAGCCATCTCTGCTCAGTGGGACGGGACAGACCCAGCACACCTCTTCTCAGCCCAGTGTCTGCGCTGGGTGTCAGGTGCTGGAGCATTAAAAGCAGGTCCTCGGACGAGACTTTCTCTCAGGAACCCCTTACTCACCTGCCCCCAGATTTGCACCACAAAGTGTCCTCTGCACCTTGCTGGGGCAGAGCTAGTTTCAGGGCAATCTGCCTGGGCAGGTGCGTTTCACAATAGAGTGACAGCCAGCCCTGCAATCACAACTCATCCCCACAGGAACCTCGCAGTGATGGGGCTCAGACGGATGCTCCTGGGGCTCAGAGGTTTCTGCCTCTCTGGCTGAGTGAGTGTGAGACTCGGTGTGTCATGCCCTGAGGCACTGCTAGGGAAACAATCCCTGGCAGAGGTGTGAACTGTCTGTGGACTCAGGTGCGTGTCACTGCTGGGCGTACGCACCACAGACAGAACCGAGGCCCAGGGACTTTTGTAACACTGGGAAGCCAGATTCGTCCTTGCTACCAGTGCAGAGCTGAGCTCAGAGGAGCCCAGGGATGTATGTTTATTGAGGATCGGGGCCATAATTTTCTCTAGAGCATcacaaatcactttaaaaaaaattaacatttaaaaggCAGGTGATTTGGGTAGGGGTCTGTATCTCACAAAACCCATGACCAAAGGACACCAAATTTGCACCACAAACTCTGCCTCAGGCCCCAATATAGTCCAGTGATTTTTGAGCCAATCTGATCATGCGTGTGGACCTCAGAGCGTCTCTCTATTTCTGCCCCTACCTCTGTCCCCCTCACCACCCGGTGACCTCCCAATGGCCTGTCCTCATTGCCCTGCCATTCCTGTTCCAGACCCCTTTGTCCTTCAGGCCTCCATCGGCTGCGAGCTCCACCCCAATGGCACCTCACGGCAGTTCTGCGATGCCGCGGTGAACGGGGAGGATTTCATCAGCTTCAGCGTGGACGAGGGCACCTGGGTCGCTCGGCACAGGCATAAGCTGGCCCTCATCTCACGAGACTTTCTTAATCAGGATAAGAGCACGACTGCCATGGCTCAGTTTCTCCTGAGAACAACGTGTATCAATGAGCTCAAGAGCTTTGTCCAGTACGGGAAAGAGTCtctggagagacaaggtgaggcTGGATGCCACTCCCCgctcactgagatgcagccacttctgggatggGCTTTTTAAACAGGGACCCTTGTGTTGTGTACAAATGCAGCTCCACCTGGGCTAGAGCGCAGTAACGATTTCATCGCCACCCTACACCGCAatttaagacaggaagtgaaggggGATCCCCTCAGGAATGGCAACTGAAGGGGGCAGAATTGGGGTCTGAGCAGGGCAGTGCTGCCAACGCCTGACCCCGGGAAGTGGAGCTGGACTTGGCTAGTGAGTCCCTGAGGCTCAGGCTGAATcgtcccctctcccccgccccgtcTCTCTCCTCCTGTCTCAGAGAAGCCAGTCGCTGTGGTGTTTGCCCGAGCACCTCCCCCATCCGGGACCCCCGCACTGGTACTGCTGGTTTGCCGAGTCACCAGTTTCTACCCCCGTCCTGTCCGTGTGGCCTGGCTGCAGGACGAGGAGGAGGTGGCAGCGGGCTGGAGGTTGAACTCCAGCGGGATCCTGCCCAACGCGGACCTGACCTACCAGCTGCgcagctccctggctgtggggccaggtgacGGGCACAGCTACGCCTGCCGGGTGCAGCACAGCAACCTGGGGGGCCAGAGCCTGCTGATCCCCTGGGGTAGGTGCATGtccgcggggggggagggtggtcaTAGTCTCTGGGGGCTTTTCTTGCACATCTCAAGCGGGGCAGGGTCCGGGCAGTgagagtggggagagggaggcagagcaggTGTAGGGGGTGTGGCGGTGGATCAGGGGAGCAGGTtggaggggaatggggcaggactggcacaggagaagcaggctgggggctgaggggagaagt belongs to Gopherus flavomarginatus isolate rGopFla2 chromosome 10, rGopFla2.mat.asm, whole genome shotgun sequence and includes:
- the LOC127030151 gene encoding antigen-presenting glycoprotein CD1d-like, giving the protein MLLPLLLLPWAWGSLAASPPVPPGSLTLQLLKTTVFHNASSRTMEGLALLRDLRTHAMDCSTCKIRFLQPWAHQGLTPKQWQGLETVLHDYLSKFFPLINKVVKDEEEHYPFVLQASIGCELHPNGTSRQFCDAAVNGEDFISFSVDEGTWVARHRHKLALISRDFLNQDKSTTAMAQFLLRTTCINELKSFVQYGKESLERQEKPVAVVFARAPPPSGTPALVLLVCRVTSFYPRPVRVAWLQDEEEVAAGWRLNSSGILPNADLTYQLRSSLAVGPGDGHSYACRVQHSNLGGQSLLIPWGHSRPWGPGLAVGITLGALAVAAVAVVLWWRIRRGHPDVRTGEPRA